One segment of Gordonia terrae DNA contains the following:
- a CDS encoding HhH-GPD-type base excision DNA repair protein, protein MPKIQIAQEPAADELLSRDSFALLTGMLLDQQFPMERAFAGPAKIRDRFGTMDPVEIADADPEAFADLCATPPAIHRYGRSMAGRVQALAKVVADEYGGDAARIWTEAADGADLMKRLRALPGFGDQKAKIFVALVAKQLDVKPSGWTKVAGDYSKKGFRSVADVTGPDSLQKVRDFKKAAKAAKAAQASGADS, encoded by the coding sequence ATGCCGAAGATCCAGATCGCCCAGGAACCCGCGGCCGACGAACTCCTCTCCCGCGATTCGTTCGCCCTCCTGACGGGAATGCTCCTCGACCAGCAGTTCCCGATGGAGCGGGCGTTCGCCGGGCCGGCCAAGATCCGCGACCGGTTCGGCACGATGGACCCGGTCGAGATCGCCGACGCCGATCCCGAGGCGTTTGCCGACCTGTGCGCCACTCCCCCGGCCATCCACCGCTACGGACGCTCGATGGCCGGGCGGGTCCAGGCACTCGCGAAGGTCGTCGCCGACGAATACGGCGGCGACGCAGCGCGCATCTGGACCGAGGCCGCCGACGGTGCCGACCTCATGAAGCGGCTGCGCGCACTGCCCGGTTTCGGCGACCAGAAGGCCAAGATCTTCGTCGCCCTCGTCGCCAAGCAGCTCGACGTCAAGCCGTCGGGCTGGACCAAGGTCGCCGGGGACTACAGCAAGAAGGGGTTCCGTTCGGTCGCCGACGTGACCGGCCCGGATTCGCTGCAGAAGGTCCGCGACTTCAAGAAGGCCGCCAAGGCGGCCAAGGCCGCGCAGGCCTCGGGCGCCGACTCCTAG
- a CDS encoding DUF222 domain-containing protein: MGAWTDLPGEFLAGVDPARPADADTATHMQCLGSIRAGESYLAWCRYQTILVLCDRLLNTVGNSYVSDGFGDIVARVSREAGITRYRAGVLVDEALCLRDRLPRVLETLRDGIIGPHQIREIVGRTHLVADDHLLDPADPASRRIIEVLDEAIADLLRSRAGSWSTSGLRDMIDRLVFGHDADAVRERRREALDNRGVWTENHGDGTGEITAVMAAENIRASNASVRELAASVCDRDGRTLGERKSDAMCALLTRTEFTCACGRSDCTATLPDPAGATAGTEVVIHVVTDADTLAGGSGPGWVDGHGVICDEHVRDLAARPDATIRPVTPVRTPASHVVAGGPGVTGEDGYDDEPTRTANISAPQQDTDDTDTDTDTDADGDGAGYASAPPTPATSSTEPTSSEIVVVYPGALPGDPYRPTSACAEFVRVRDGYCTEPGCTRSAFTGDVDHVAEYDHARPARGGATSSENLNAKCRAGHLHKTHGDWTDVQYRDDEGRLVTEFVTPEGFVIPGAAETLEDLFPNLRRIRFEQAAKAPPTPRIIVPDHHGRPPRTITERTAAKHAKRREERARNKTQREVDRRARTEAAHHQPTTHDDEPPPF; encoded by the coding sequence GTGGGGGCATGGACGGATCTGCCGGGCGAGTTTCTCGCCGGGGTCGATCCAGCGCGCCCGGCTGATGCCGACACCGCCACCCATATGCAGTGTTTGGGGTCGATCCGTGCCGGGGAGTCGTATCTGGCGTGGTGCCGCTATCAGACGATCCTGGTGCTGTGCGACCGTCTGCTGAACACTGTCGGCAACAGTTACGTGTCTGATGGTTTCGGTGACATCGTCGCCCGGGTCTCGCGGGAGGCCGGGATCACCCGCTACCGCGCCGGGGTGCTGGTCGACGAGGCGCTGTGTCTGCGTGACCGGTTGCCGCGGGTGTTGGAGACGTTGCGCGACGGCATCATCGGGCCGCACCAGATCCGCGAGATCGTCGGCCGCACCCACCTGGTGGCCGATGACCACCTGCTCGACCCCGCCGACCCCGCCAGCCGCCGGATCATCGAGGTGCTCGACGAAGCCATCGCCGACCTGCTGCGCTCTCGGGCCGGGTCGTGGTCGACGTCAGGTTTGCGCGACATGATCGACCGCCTGGTCTTCGGCCATGACGCCGACGCGGTCCGCGAACGGCGCCGCGAGGCGCTGGACAACCGTGGCGTGTGGACCGAGAACCACGGTGACGGGACCGGTGAGATCACCGCGGTGATGGCCGCCGAGAACATCCGGGCTTCCAACGCCTCGGTACGCGAGTTGGCCGCATCCGTCTGCGACCGCGATGGCCGCACCCTCGGGGAACGGAAGTCCGACGCCATGTGCGCGTTGCTCACCCGAACGGAGTTCACCTGCGCGTGCGGACGATCCGACTGCACCGCAACACTGCCCGATCCTGCCGGCGCCACCGCGGGTACCGAGGTCGTGATCCATGTCGTCACCGACGCCGACACCCTGGCCGGCGGCTCCGGGCCCGGTTGGGTCGATGGGCACGGGGTGATCTGCGATGAGCATGTGCGCGATCTCGCCGCCCGGCCTGACGCGACGATCCGGCCGGTCACCCCGGTGCGGACACCAGCGTCGCATGTCGTCGCCGGCGGCCCAGGCGTCACCGGCGAGGACGGATACGACGACGAGCCCACGCGGACCGCGAACATCTCCGCACCACAGCAGGATACGGATGACACCGACACCGACACCGACACCGACGCCGACGGCGACGGAGCGGGCTACGCGTCGGCACCCCCGACTCCGGCCACGTCGTCGACGGAGCCGACGTCGTCGGAGATCGTGGTGGTCTACCCGGGCGCCCTGCCCGGTGACCCGTACCGGCCGACGAGTGCGTGTGCGGAGTTCGTGCGGGTGCGCGACGGTTACTGCACCGAGCCGGGTTGCACGCGTTCGGCGTTCACCGGCGACGTCGATCACGTCGCCGAGTACGACCACGCCCGGCCCGCCCGCGGCGGCGCGACCTCGAGTGAGAACCTCAACGCCAAATGCCGCGCCGGTCATCTGCACAAGACGCACGGTGACTGGACCGACGTGCAGTACCGCGACGACGAGGGCCGACTGGTCACCGAATTCGTGACGCCGGAAGGCTTCGTGATCCCCGGCGCGGCCGAAACCCTCGAGGATCTCTTCCCGAACCTACGTCGTATCCGATTCGAGCAAGCCGCGAAAGCACCACCGACACCGCGCATCATCGTGCCCGACCACCACGGCCGACCACCCCGCACGATCACCGAACGAACCGCCGCGAAACACGCGAAGCGGCGAGAAGAACGCGCCCGCAACAAGACACAGCGCGAAGTGGATCGACGGGCCCGGACCGAGGCAGCCCACCACCAGCCGACAACCCACGACGACGAGCCCCCGCCATTCTGA
- a CDS encoding WS/DGAT domain-containing protein, giving the protein MHRMAAADAASYWMSQHIPNDEFVVYCFAAPRSPIEDCAAGLRLRAAFVDDLCLRIREVPGTVDRPYWESVRPTDDQVRVNRSSRTWSSCLAQIAALIASPLDPTSAAWRVHLFGPVVDAPGAAGAACVVVLQICHALGDGRRASRIARELFTAPATQRDPGPARHRPGRELLVDAGTVLGGVLRFPGEFVMTARRGFRAARLASASVPETPGYTPTALNASPGPRRTLRVLVVERDRLTARGQPVTVAVLTAISVALPEYLGETGRRMGVELTIGRSGEPRSRNHFRNAGVDLHIDVDDLDERARLIGADIATARAAEKDPLRDARRRASESTPALLARWGIDAFDLDTPPETVTGVSVVSSVNRGAADLHLDGGEILFTTGFPALSPAQGLTHGVHGIGDRIAISVTTSPDVMDDVDRYVELLARAVGS; this is encoded by the coding sequence ATGCACCGGATGGCCGCGGCGGACGCGGCGTCGTACTGGATGTCGCAACACATCCCGAACGACGAGTTCGTGGTGTATTGCTTTGCCGCGCCGCGTAGTCCGATCGAGGACTGCGCGGCGGGACTCCGGCTCCGTGCCGCGTTCGTCGACGATCTGTGCCTCCGGATACGAGAGGTTCCCGGCACGGTCGACCGCCCGTATTGGGAATCCGTACGGCCCACCGACGACCAGGTCCGTGTGAACCGGTCGAGCCGGACGTGGTCGTCGTGCCTGGCCCAGATCGCCGCACTCATCGCCAGTCCACTCGACCCCACGTCGGCGGCGTGGCGGGTACACCTGTTCGGTCCCGTCGTCGACGCCCCGGGCGCCGCGGGCGCGGCCTGCGTCGTCGTACTGCAGATCTGTCACGCGCTGGGTGACGGACGTCGCGCTTCTCGGATCGCTCGTGAATTGTTCACTGCGCCCGCCACGCAACGAGATCCCGGACCCGCGCGACACCGGCCGGGTCGCGAGCTGCTGGTCGACGCCGGGACTGTACTCGGTGGTGTCCTCCGATTCCCCGGCGAGTTCGTCATGACGGCCCGGCGGGGATTCCGCGCGGCGCGGCTCGCCTCGGCGTCCGTGCCGGAAACGCCGGGGTACACACCGACTGCGTTGAACGCCTCGCCCGGCCCGCGTCGGACCCTTCGGGTGCTGGTCGTCGAGCGCGATCGCCTGACCGCCCGCGGACAGCCGGTCACGGTCGCGGTACTCACCGCGATCTCGGTGGCGTTGCCGGAATACCTGGGTGAGACCGGGCGGCGGATGGGCGTCGAGCTGACGATCGGCCGGTCGGGTGAACCGCGGTCCCGCAACCACTTCCGCAATGCCGGAGTGGACCTGCACATCGACGTCGACGACCTCGACGAGCGCGCGCGACTCATCGGCGCCGACATCGCCACAGCTCGAGCGGCCGAGAAGGACCCGTTGCGGGATGCGCGGCGTCGGGCGTCCGAATCGACGCCCGCGCTTCTGGCCCGATGGGGGATCGACGCTTTCGACCTCGACACCCCGCCCGAGACGGTCACCGGCGTCTCGGTGGTGTCGTCGGTGAACCGTGGCGCCGCCGACCTCCACCTCGATGGCGGCGAGATCCTGTTCACCACAGGCTTTCCCGCGCTGTCGCCCGCTCAGGGCCTGACCCACGGCGTGCACGGGATCGGCGATCGGATCGCGATCTCGGTGACCACGAGCCCCGATGTGATGGACGACGTGGACCGGTACGTGGAGCTGCTCGCGCGGGCGGTGGGTAGCTAA